The segment AACCGGCGCGTCGATAGCGCGGGTGTCGTCAGTGTTCACAACCGGCACTGGCGTTTCTGCCTGTGGCTCAGCCTGCTGAACAGGTGCATCCTGCGCAACGGCGTCGACAGCGGCGGCAACCGGGGCTGCAGCGACCTCTGCTGGCTCTCCACGGTGGTACGCCGGGGTTTCTGGCGCTGCGTTCTGAACCTGCTCATCGCTGGCCTGGCTTACCGGATAGCGAACCCAGACTTTACCGGATGCCATCTCAGGTGAGGCGGCCGCAGCGGCCAGCGGCATCGCTGACTGCGTCGGGTAACGCTCATCACGGTAACGACGACGACGCTGTCCGCTGACGCGCAGATGACGCGGCGAACGGCGTGAACGGCGCGGCATATTGGCGCTGTCACGGTTGTCGTTATCATCCTGCTCATCGTTCTGCTGTGCTGGCAGCTCAGGCTGAGAAACGTCGCTCTGCTGCGGCTGACGCGCCTCAGCGGGCTGTGCAGCCGCTGAGGCAGTCACAGGTTGACGATTGTCATCCACACGCACTTTCTGGTTAAGCTGACGCGGCTTACGACGCGGCATAACCTGCACGCGCTCGTCATCCTGTGCCTCGCCGACCTCCTGAGACTCAGCCACGACGGCGGACTGCTCCGCCGCTTTGGCGGCCTCTTCACCGGCACGTTTCTCTTCCTGACGACGACGCTGACGCTCAGCACGCTGCTCACGACGCTGCTGTTGCTGCTCATCACGCTGCTGACGCGCTTCTTCGCTCAGCGCCGGACGCTCTTCACGGGTCTCGGCAGACTGAGACTGACGCTTGTTACGACGGTTGTCGTTGCCATCGCGCGGTTCGCGGCTTTCACGCGGTTCACGGCTCTCGCGCGGTTCACGCGGCTCGCGGCTTTCGCGCGGTTCACGGCCTTCACGCGACTGCGTGTTGTCGCCGTTGCGCGGTGTGCGCTCGCGACGATTGTTGTTACGACGGTTGTTATTATTGTTACTGCGGCGCTCGCCACGGCTGTTGTTCTGCTGCTGCTCACTTTCAGCCGCCTTCTGCGGTTCCGCAACCTCAGTCGCCACAGGTGCGGCAGCTGGCGCTTCTTCGCCCGCAAACATCTTCTTCAGACCGCCAATCAGACGACCGAAGAAACCGGTGCTGACGGCAGCCGGTGCGGCCACTTCCGGCGTGGTTTTGGCAGCAGACTGCGTTTTCGCCTGCTTCGCTTCAGGCGCGACCTCGACCGGCGCCGGCGGGGCGTCAGGCATGACGAAGGCGGCCAGAGCCGGCTGCTCAGGACGACGACGCTCAGCGTGCTCCTCGTCGGATGGCATCGCCATTTCCGCTTCGTGCAGCTTCGGCAGGTGATAGCTCAGGGTCTGCGTCTCTTCGCCTTTGCGCACACGCAGTACGGAGTAGTGCGGGGTCTGCATCTTGTCATCCGGTACGATGACCGCGCGCACGCCACCCTGGCGTTTCTCGATGGCGTTGACCGCTTCACGTTTCTCGTTCAGCAGGTAAGAGGCGACCTGAACCGGCACGATCGCGTGCACTTCTTTGGTGTTGTCTTTCAGCGCTTCTTCTTCAATCAGACGCAGAATCGACAGCGCCAGTGACTCGTTATCACGGATGGTGCCGGTGCCGCTACAGCGAGGGCAGACGTGATGACTGGATTCGCCTAATGACGGGCTCAGACGCTGACGGGACATCTCCAGCAGGCCGAAGCGGGAAATATGACTGATCTGGATACGGGCGCGATCCTGACGGACGGCCTCACGCAGACGGTTTTCAACGGCGCGCTGATGGCGAACCGGGGTCATATCGATAAAGTCGATAACGATCAGGCCGCCCAGGTCACGCAGACGCAACTGGCGCGCAATCTCGTCGGCCGCTTCCAGGTTGGTGTTGAACGCGGTCTCTTCGATATCGCCGCCGCGTGTGGCGCGAGCGGAGTTGATATCGATGGCGGTCAGCGCTTCGGTGCTGTCGATGACAATCGAGCCGCCGGAAGGCAGACGGACTTCGCGCTGGAAAGCGGATTCGATCTGCGATTCGATCTGATAGTGGCTGAACAGCGGGATCTCACCGGTGTAGAGCTTGATTTTGCTGCTGAAGTCCGGGCGGCCGAGCGCAGCGATATGCTGACGCGCCAGCTCCAGCACTTTCGGGTTATCGATGAGGATTTCGCCGATATCCTGACGCAGATAGTCGCGGAAGGCGCGCACAATCACGTTACTTTCCTGATGGATCAGGAAAGGTGCAGGGCGGTTTTCAGCGGCTTTCTTGATCGCGTCCCAGTGCTTGAGACGGAAACTTAAGTCCCACTGCAGCGATTCGGCAGATTTACCGACGCCCGCTGTACGGACAATCAGACCCATGCCTTCCGGCAGCTCCAGCGCCGACAGCGCCTCTTTCAGTTCGGTGCGGTCGTCGCCTTCGATGCGACGGGAAATGCCACCCGCGCGCGGGTTATTCGGCATCAGCACCAGGTAGCTGCCTGCCAGCGAGATAAAGGTGGTCAGCGCAGCGCCTTTGTTGCCGCGCTCTTCTTTGTCGATCTGAACAATGACTTCCTGACCTTCACGCAGCACATCTTTAATATTAGGACGACCATGTGCGTTGTAGCTGGCAGGGAAATATTCGCGGGAAATTTCTTTTAACGGGAGGAAACCGTGACGCTCTGCGCCGTAATCGACAAACGCAGCTTCAAGACTGGGTTCAATGCGAGTGATTTTACCTTTGTAAATGTTGGCTTTTTTCTGTTCGTGTCCGGGACTTTCGATATCCAGATCGTACAGGCGCTGACCGTCAACCAGTGCAACGCGCAACTCCTCCTGCTGAGTTGCGTTTATTAACATTCTTTTCATCGTGACTTACTCGTTATTCTTTCATGAGTGATTACAGCTGCGGGCATAGTTACCCTGGACGAGTATCAACCGATGGCCCCGTGACTTAGTGCAGTGTCGTCTGCCTCACGGCTGTCGACCGCGCGAGGGGCGCAAATAACGTCGGTGGCCTGTTTTTCATAAGGGAAAACAGCACCAGATAGGGGAAATGCCTGAGAGAATAAAGAAAACCCGTGCATCCCAACCTGTTGTCCAGGCCGCAACCCGCAGCCCGCTAAGTGCCTGATTTCGCATTACGTCTTACGCCATTGCTGCGTGTCTGCTCAATCCGGCAAAATGACAATTTCGCTCTTTTTCTGCCCTGAAATGCTTCAGGTAAGAAACTCAAGCATTATTCCATTGCTAACCTTCATATAGCAAGGCGACTTTAGCCAGCTTGTGAAGTTTCTTTACATTTAACGCGCTAATGTGTCGGACAAAGCAGCGCATTGCTGAAAAAGCCAGCAGAGAAGCCGCCTGCCGTCACATCAACCCCAGAGTTAAGCACAGAAAAAGGGGTGGCGCTATCAGGGGACACTATTTAGAATCGCCGCCATGAAAACAGAGAATCCCGGCGTACAGTTTGTCGCCATCACGGCTGAAAATGCCGGACAACGCATTGATAACTTTTTGCGCACCCAGCTTAAGGGTGTGCCTAAAAGCATGATTTATCGCATCGTTCGCAAAGGCGAGGTGCGGGTGAATAAAAAGCGCATTAAGCCTGAGTACAAACTGGAGGAGGGCGACGAGGTGCGCATTCCGCCGGTTCGGGTGGCGGAACGCGATGAAGACGCTGTTTCCCCTAAACTGGCGAAGGTCGCGTCGCTGGCAGAGGCGATCCTCTATGAGGATGAGTCACTGCTGGTGATGAACAAGCCTTCCGGCACCGCTGTCCACGGCGGCAGCGGGCTGACCTTCGGCGTCATCGAAGGGCTGCGCGCATTACGGCCTGACGCGCGTTTCCTGGAGCTGGTGCATCGCCTGGACCGGGATACCTCCGGTATTCTGCTGGTCGCCAAAAAGCGGTCGGCGCTGCGTTCCCTGCATGAGCAGCTGCGGGAAAAAGGGATGCAGAAAGATTATCTGGCGCTGGTGCGCGGTAACTGGCCGTCACACCTCAAGGTGGTGCAGGCGCCGCTGCTGAAAAACATTCTGCAGAGCGGCGAGCGCGTGGTGCGCGTCAGCAGTGAAGGCAAGCCCTCGGAAACCCGCTTTAAAGTGGAAGAGCGGTTCGACTTCGCCACGCTGGTTAAGGCAAGCCCGGTGACGGGGCGCACGCATCAGATCCGTGTGCATACGCTGCACGCCGGGCATCCGATTGCCTTTGACGATCGCTATGGCGAACGCGAGTTCGACAGCCAGCTGGCGTCAACCGGCTTAACGCGCCTGTTCCTGCATGCGGCGGCGCTGACCTTTACCCATCCCGGCACGGGAGAAGTGATGCGGGTAGAAGCGCCACTGGATGAGGGCCTGAAGCTGTGCCTGCAGAAGCTGCGCCAGCGGAAAGCGTAATCGCGCTGGCATCACGCCGTTAACGGGTTGATGCCGGCCTGCTGCAACATCGCGCTGAGCGCCATCAGCGGCAGTCCGACCAGCGTATTGGGATCGCGTCCCTCCAGCCGGTCAAACAGACAAATCCCCAGCCCCTCGCTTTTAAAGCTGCCCGCGCACTGCAGCGGCTGCTCCTTTTCCACATAGCCTGCGATTTCCGCGTCGGTCAGCGTGCGGAAATGGACCACAAAAGGTTCACAGCACTGCAGCAGCCTGCCGCTGGCCGGATGAAAAAGGGCCAGCC is part of the Pantoea sp. Ep11b genome and harbors:
- the rne gene encoding ribonuclease E is translated as MKRMLINATQQEELRVALVDGQRLYDLDIESPGHEQKKANIYKGKITRIEPSLEAAFVDYGAERHGFLPLKEISREYFPASYNAHGRPNIKDVLREGQEVIVQIDKEERGNKGAALTTFISLAGSYLVLMPNNPRAGGISRRIEGDDRTELKEALSALELPEGMGLIVRTAGVGKSAESLQWDLSFRLKHWDAIKKAAENRPAPFLIHQESNVIVRAFRDYLRQDIGEILIDNPKVLELARQHIAALGRPDFSSKIKLYTGEIPLFSHYQIESQIESAFQREVRLPSGGSIVIDSTEALTAIDINSARATRGGDIEETAFNTNLEAADEIARQLRLRDLGGLIVIDFIDMTPVRHQRAVENRLREAVRQDRARIQISHISRFGLLEMSRQRLSPSLGESSHHVCPRCSGTGTIRDNESLALSILRLIEEEALKDNTKEVHAIVPVQVASYLLNEKREAVNAIEKRQGGVRAVIVPDDKMQTPHYSVLRVRKGEETQTLSYHLPKLHEAEMAMPSDEEHAERRRPEQPALAAFVMPDAPPAPVEVAPEAKQAKTQSAAKTTPEVAAPAAVSTGFFGRLIGGLKKMFAGEEAPAAAPVATEVAEPQKAAESEQQQNNSRGERRSNNNNNRRNNNRRERTPRNGDNTQSREGREPRESREPREPRESREPRESREPRDGNDNRRNKRQSQSAETREERPALSEEARQQRDEQQQQRREQRAERQRRRQEEKRAGEEAAKAAEQSAVVAESQEVGEAQDDERVQVMPRRKPRQLNQKVRVDDNRQPVTASAAAQPAEARQPQQSDVSQPELPAQQNDEQDDNDNRDSANMPRRSRRSPRHLRVSGQRRRRYRDERYPTQSAMPLAAAAASPEMASGKVWVRYPVSQASDEQVQNAAPETPAYHRGEPAEVAAAPVAAAVDAVAQDAPVQQAEPQAETPVPVVNTDDTRAIDAPVDEQPSVVPAAEEAKAEAVAAEAVPAEPVAEASPVAKPAAETAEVSEPADAAPAEPADAAVPAKVEEQTASDVSDAITTEVEEVLNAPVAAEAESAPVSEPHAPVAARDVAPAAPVVVTEQPAPAAEAPANDGTRWKHFASAPMTKAPAPAWQSEPARHSDWVRAPYQFDGRGSAGGHSATHQATAPATKP
- the rluC gene encoding 23S rRNA pseudouridine(955/2504/2580) synthase RluC, which gives rise to MKTENPGVQFVAITAENAGQRIDNFLRTQLKGVPKSMIYRIVRKGEVRVNKKRIKPEYKLEEGDEVRIPPVRVAERDEDAVSPKLAKVASLAEAILYEDESLLVMNKPSGTAVHGGSGLTFGVIEGLRALRPDARFLELVHRLDRDTSGILLVAKKRSALRSLHEQLREKGMQKDYLALVRGNWPSHLKVVQAPLLKNILQSGERVVRVSSEGKPSETRFKVEERFDFATLVKASPVTGRTHQIRVHTLHAGHPIAFDDRYGEREFDSQLASTGLTRLFLHAAALTFTHPGTGEVMRVEAPLDEGLKLCLQKLRQRKA